Part of the Lolium rigidum isolate FL_2022 chromosome 6, APGP_CSIRO_Lrig_0.1, whole genome shotgun sequence genome, TTCTTCGTTCCTTGTAGTGCTATTGCTTGGTAAAATCCATTTGCTCATTTTGGAGGCCATATCGCTACCCTCCATTTTGGACGCGATGCAACGGCGTCCGTCGCGTGCTCACGCCCACGAAGGCAGAAACAGCTGTGGTGAACATAGCAGGAAGCAGACGGATGCACCATGGATGGCGATCCGTGGCCAACCCCCCTGACACATCACCGCCGTCCAATCCTCCATAATCCTGCGGCTGAAATGACCCGCGCTCCTCCCTGGTTCCGTTTCCAAAATCCCCAATGTTTTCGCACGAAATCCCGAAAATTTCAAGCTacgcgccggcgcgccgcccgccTCCAAAATTCCGCGCCGCCTCCTCTACTTAAACCCGGCGAACTCCTCCCCAAATCCTCACACAGCAGCGACGAACGATCCCACCAATCCCCTTCCCTTCCTCAGCCCAGATCCCGCAAACCAGATGGCCCGCACCAAGCAGACGGCGCGCAAGTCCACCGGCGGCAAGGCCCCGAGGAAGCAGCTGGCGACCAAGGCGGCGCGCAAGTCGGCCCCTGCCACCGGCGGCGTGAAGAAGCCGCACCGCTTCCGCCCCGGCACCGTCGCGCTCCGCGAGATCCGCAAGTACCAGAAGAGCACGGAGCTGCTCATCCGCAAGCTCCCCTTCCAGCGCCTCGTCCGCGAGATCGCGCAGGACTTCAAGACCGACCTCCGCTTCCAGAGCTCCGCCGTCTCCGCGCTGCAGGAGGCCGCCGAGGCCTACCTCGTCGGCCTCTTCGAGGACACCAACCTCTGCGCCATCCACGCCAAGCGCGTCACCATCATGCCCAAGGACATCCAGCTCGCCCGACGCATCCGCGGCGAACGCGCCTAGGCCTGACGCGCCCGTCCTTTCTGCTCGATTCGTACCCTGATGTGTGTTTATGCCTCGTTCATGTCGTCATCTAGTCGCGGTTCTCTGTAATGGATATCATCAAATGTTCTCTGAATCTATGAATGGGAAATACCGATCCGCGTTTGTGTTCATGTATTCAAGACTGTCAATGTTTTCTGCCTTTCATGGTTTGCTCCCACTCGTAACTAATCAACAGCACGAAACAGCCCATCTCCGTCCATCTTCTATAAACATGGCTGACAACAATAAAAATCTGATGTGAGTAGACTCGATCCAGGTGGCAGGGCGAGTCTACCAAATCGATGTTTCGTGCCAATCTTATCCCGATGTTAGCTCCAGATATTGTCCCATGATGCACAGTATGAATGCGGGGAGCTGGTTGACAACTGTGGTTTGACAATCTCGCGGATTGATTCACTGCTGAATTCGGCCAAATCCATGCCTCACAGTTCAGAGACAAAACACCTGTTGCTACCTGGTTCTAATAATTAAGCTCATTTCTAGACACACAAGGCCTGGTCGACAAGTTTCCAATGCCCACTTATTTGGGGAGACAAAAGATGATATACTGTACTGAAGCTGCATCAGGATTCCCAACTGTCATTCTGCTACTGAATGTCAATTGTACTGGGATTACAAAAACAAAAGAGTCTGTGCTTTGATTTGTTTTAGTAAAATGGTTTGTTTTGGTAGATTAATATTTCCTTCCATCCTTGGAATATATGGCACATTCTGATTGCCCGAGTTCATACTTTGACTAATTTAGGAAAGGAGCTCACAATACCCAATTTTCATTTCTTAATGGAAATTGATAAACAAAACTCCATGGCCCCCCATTTATCTTTCGAAGGAAGAATTCAGCAACCACCATGGTTAGCAGTTTTGCTCCTGCACTATAGTTTTTGCAAACGATATTTCTACAGCAAGAAGAAAAGAAACAGGCCCCCGCGTCGCTCCTCCCCTGGGCGACACGGGCGGCGAATCGACCGCGCCGCCGGCAACCACCCCTcccctccaccacctccttccCTGCCGTCGCCGGTGGCCTCTGCCGGGCAAAGCCCGAGCGGAGCCGGTGGCGGCAGGACCTGTTTTCTCCGGCCGGCGGAGGGGCTCGCGGTTTGGGGAAGCCGCGGTGGCCGGATGCAGCTTGCGGCTTGGCGGCGGGAGATTGCGGCGCACCGGCCGGCGGAGCTGGTGGTCGCGGCGGAGGGCGTCTGCGGCGGCCTGGTGCGTggctgctggcggcggcgcggcgggcccgatctgggcttggCCTGGGCCGGTCGGGCAGTGGACGTTGCGGGCGCTGCGTCGTTGCTGGCGGCCGGTGCTGGGGATGGTGGTGGCGCGAGGCCGTGCGGGGGTGGCGGCGCTGGGGGTGGTGGGGCGCCGACGGGCCGGATCTGGGCCCTGCGGGCTGGCTCCGGGCGTGTCTGGTCTGGGCGTCGCGGCTGGCTGGCGCGGGAGGCCTGGCCGTGGTGGTGCTGCAATGGTGCAGTGGCTAGGTGCTGGTGGTGATCCGGGGGCGGCAGCCCCGGGCAGCGGCGAGGTGTTGGTGGGGAAGGTGGTCCGGTCTTGGGCACAAAGCAGGATGGCGCAACAAGTCCCGGGCTAACGTCTTGTCTCGGTTGCTGGCCGGCCGGCAGCTGGCcgaggccggcggtggcggcggcttcgggcgccgctcccttcttgaaggcatcgccgagGTGACGTTGTGGCTTCCTGTCTGGGTTTGCTCCGGGGAAATCCCTAGATCCACCGTGATCGGTCGATGGCGGCACTCTTGTGTCgtcttccctcttgagggcatcgatttGGAGTTGCTTAGGTCGGAGGGACCCGTGGAAGTTGGATGGTGTTGGCGTCATGGGTTGCGTGGCGACGATGACAATGGTGAGTGGATTGGAGTTGCGGCATGTCCTTCGTCACCCCTGCCgtgatggtgaagtcggagctgcgaggcgacttgtggcaacgatgccacttgattggtgcttgcgtcgGTGCAAGGAGTGCATCTTCTCCTATGAAGGTCACGGTTGAAGTCGGAGTTGCCTCCTCCTTGACGTGCTTGGGGGtcgactgtttggcataggctcacTTGGGTTCCGATGTCGTCCGCGGCGAGGGTCTCGGTGGCGGTTGTCTAAGGTGAAGTCGGAATCGCTGTCTCGTGgaggagtgacgacgatgacgctcgatGACATCCTCACCGATGGTCTTTCTCCTCGATGGCGTCTGTGCTTCGTGTGGGTAGCCAGATTGGCCGGGGTGCTAAgtgtgtgttgttggttttcgcccgattttctcctaaaaattgggcactttcttcttaattaatagaatgaggcaaagcttttgcctccgtttcaaaaaaaaaaaaaagtttttgcAAACCAGACCAATAGGAGATATAGTGACAAATATGAAATTAACAGTAGTACTGTAATAGGTTCCTATGGAAATACTCCCTTGGAGTAGGCATTGTTCCTGGATTTTCAGTGCCCAAATCAATGCGGCAATTCATGTTGACAAAAATAGCCAATTTTTAACAGGAAAAAATTAACCCAACCTAGCAGCTCATCACATCTAACCGCCACATAGACATACCTAACTGCTGTAAATAGCTACTAGACAGCTAATGAAAAGATGAACAATAGCTTCCCTATCACTGTAGACATGTATTTGCCACTGCCTCTACAGCCCCTGTGAAGCGGCACCCCTTTTGTAAGCATTACTGTCTTCTGGTAATGCAAGCCACATAAACACTTTAAGTTTAAGTTGTGTCTTCCGAAAGCACATATTTCTATAAGGTACTCTAACTTGTCAGACTTTTAGAGCTACATACATATAATTATGAACGCTAAATTGTCTAGACTTTGTTAGCATCCACCTACATCCCATCTTCATTATTCAAGGACATTCCAACACAGAAGATCTTGTAACTAGTAGCCTTCGTCACACAAAACGCTTCCACAACACTAGCAATTTTACTGTGAGGAAGTT contains:
- the LOC124659882 gene encoding histone H3.2, producing the protein MARTKQTARKSTGGKAPRKQLATKAARKSAPATGGVKKPHRFRPGTVALREIRKYQKSTELLIRKLPFQRLVREIAQDFKTDLRFQSSAVSALQEAAEAYLVGLFEDTNLCAIHAKRVTIMPKDIQLARRIRGERA